ACCTATTGGCGGCACGGCGCATTGGGGTCCTGGCGCGGCCCGTTCACCGTGGGCCGGCGGTCGCGGTTGGCCACCTCCAGCGCGATGTCGTGCACAAACCCCGCGACTCGTGCAGAATGCTCGTAGTCGATGTACTGCGCCTCGTCGGTCAGCATGTGGTAGTGCGGGTGGTACCCCAGCGACAGGTACGTGATGGGAATGCCGTGCCGCGCGTACATGAAGTGGTCGCTCCGGCAGTATCGGTTGGCCGGGTGCCCGGGCGCGTCCCACGTGTAGTCGATCTGCATGGGCGTGGCGCGGCGCGCGTTCAGCCCGTCGATCAGGTCGCCCAGCTCGGTGGAAAGCCGCCGCGAGCCGATCATCTGGAGGGAGTACGGCCCGCCCCGGGCCACCTCCGTCGCGCGGCCGTGCCCCACCATGTCCATGTTCAGCACGGTGACGATGGAGTCGCGGGGCACCGTGGGATGGTCGGAGAACCACTGCGAGCCCAGCAGCCCCGCCTCTTCGGCGGTGTGCGAAAGGAAGATCACCGACCGGCGCGGGCGGGCGGGCGACGACGCCATCCGTTCGGCGATCTCCAGCAGCACCACCGTGCCGCTGCCGTCGTCGTCGGCGCCGTTGTAGATGCTGTCGCGCCGCGCGGGACGAAGGGCCCGCAGGCTGTCGAGAATGCCCTGGATGCGCGCGCGCTGGGCCGCGGACGGGGCGCCCGGGCGGTCGTTGGCCCCCTGGGGCCGCATCACCGTGTTGTAGGCCACCAGCGAGTCGTGGTCCATCGCCTGCTCGGCGATGCCCTCGTGGTCGTTGTGCGCGCTGATGCCCACGAACTGGGCGCGCAGCGACGGGTCGGAGCCGCGCAGGATGGCCACCACGTTGCGGGCGGGCGCGTCCGGCCGCCGCGAGCCGAAGCGGAAGGAGCCGGTGACGGCGCGGCCCTGCGTTCCCGGGCGCATTCCCGCCAGCGGCGCCCCCATCATCCGCTCCGCGGCCGCCCGGGTGACGGTCATCCCGGCGGGGCCGGTGGGCGCCTGCGCGCCGGGCTGCTCCAGCTCCGCCGATTCGCCCTGCCCGAGGGTGAGCACGGCGGGCACGGTGATGTCGCTCGCGGCCACCGCCACGGCGGCGGCGCGGGGAAAGCGGGCCCGCGGATAGCCGGGCCACCAGCGGCCGTTCGGCTGGCCGTTCTCACCCGTGGGGGGCAGCAGCACCACCACCTTGCCGGCGGCCTGCGCGTCGGTGATCAGCTCGGCGCCCAACTGCCCGCCGAAGACCACCGGCGTGTTCTGCGCGCGGAACTCCGCGCCGAAGGGAAAGGTGTTGCCCAGCGGGGGGAGCGGCGAAAAGTCGGTCCACGGCGTCAGCGCCTGCCCGTTGGCGGAGAGCGACACCCCGGGGGCGATGCCCTTGACGACCAGCGGGATCGTCTGGAAGAAGGTGCCGTTCTCGCCGCCCGGCTCCAGCCCCATGCGGCGGAACTCGGCCGCGATGTAGTCCGTGCCCATCACGTTGCCGCGGTGCCCCGCCTGGCGGCCCATCATGGAATCGTCAGCCAGCACGTACAGGCGGCTCATCAGGTCGCCGGGGGTGATCTCGGCAACCGTGGGCCGCGCCTGGTACTTCAGCGGCAGTTGCACGTCGTGCTGCGCCGGCCCCGCGGCCGGGGCCGGCGCAGGCGACGGGCCCTCTTGCACGGGCGCGGGGGGCGCGCACGCGCCGGCCAGCACCGCGACGGCGGGCAGGCCGCGGGCGAGAATGCGGTAAACGGTCACTCCTGGCTCCTTGCGTCGGTCGTCGAGAATCGTGAGCTCCCCGCGAAGATACAGCCCTCCCTATGCGCGGCAAGCGCGGGGCCGCGCGATCGGCCATCGAAATACACGAGACTCCCACACATTCGCTCCCGTCACCCGCACTCGTGCAATCCACGCTCCCCTTCCCGCCACGCGATGCAATACTGCAATGTGCCCGAGAGCGACGCTTTCAGCCACACAACCAGCCCGTCCTCCACAATCGGCATCCTCTCCCGCCACGTACGACACTCAACGGCCCACCTGTGGCGCAATACCCACGCCGGAAAGCGGCCATGTAAATTCATTGCCATGACGCAAACGAACGCGGAAGTTGGGGCCCCTGCCACTCCCCGGCTCCCGATCAGCGATGCCCATCTCCACCTTCCGCGAAGCCCAGGAACGTTACGCGCGTATCAGGCGCGATGCATACGACCTCGTGGAGGAGCGTATCCAGAACCAGCGGGCCATCACCACGCCTGTCCGGCTCGCCGACATCGACGTGCATGCGCTCGACGTACGTTGGCGCACATGGACGCACCCTCACTGGTCCGGTTCCGGAGGATGGAATTGGGATGACATCACGCGCTCAGTTCTGCGTCGGCCCTCAGCCTTTCGAGTCGCGGTATGGAGCGGAGATCGGCTGCTCGCGCTGGCTGTCGGACGGGCATCCAAACGCTTGGCGTCCGGACGGCATCAGACGCTGTCACTGCACTTCATCGAGAGCCACCCCGACAGGAGGCATCCGCTACGGAATCGCATTCTGGGAATCATCTTCAATGCCGCCGAGGAATACGGTCGTGCGATCGGAGCAACCCGGCTACGATTGGTCGACCCACTGCCCGGATCGGCACCGTTGTACTTGCACGTAGGGTTTGGCATTGCCGGACGTTATGGACAGCATGTATACTTGGAGAGGCCCATCGGATCCCATGTACCCAGAGATGGAGACCAAGCATGACGAAACCGACTGAATTTTACCAAGGCGTGCCTGGTATCGCCGGGCGCGACCGGCCGCGGCGGCAGCGCTCCCCTGAGGAAGAAGAAGCCTTTCAGCAAGCCGTGAGACGGCCCGGTTTCTGGGAGTCGCTCAGCCCCGAAGTCCAGGCGGAGTGGGAAGCGTTCGACTGGCCGCAGCACCCGGTCGGCAGGCCACCGGAGATCAGGGACATTCCGCGCCGGCCCAGGCGGCGGGGCGAGCCGCCTCGCGAGGGGTGAACGGAAGAGGCCCCGCCGGGCGTGGCGGGGCCTCTTCGCGTGCGGGGGCCAGGGCGCCGCGCGGCGTTTGCGTTCGCCCGGCGCAGGCCGCATCTTGCCGCCGGCCACGGGCCCTTACGCAACCCGCACCAATGCTGGAACGATGACGGATACGAGCACTTCGGGCTTTCGCACCGAGCGCGACTCGCTGGGTGAGATGCAGGTTCCCGCCGACGCCCTGTACGGCGCCCAGACGCAGCGTGCGGTCGAGAACTTTCCCATCAGCAACCTGCGCTTTCCACGGCGTTTCATCCATGCGCTGGGCACCATCAAGAAGGCCGCCGCGCAGGCCAACGCCCAGATGCAGCTGCTTGACGGCACCGTGGCCGATGCCATCGCGCGCGCGGCCGACGAGGTGATCGCCGGCCGGCTGGACTCGCAGTTCGTGCTGGACATCTTCCAGACGGGGAGCGGCACCAGCAGCAACATGAACGCGAACGAGGTGATCGCCACCCGCGCCACGCAGCTGCTGGACGGCGGCACCCGCGTGCACCCAAACGACCACGTCAACATGGGGCAAAGCTCCAATGACGTGATTCCCACGGCCATGCACGTCAGCGCCCGCGTGGCCATTCACCAGGACCTGGTGCCCTCGCTGGAGCGGCTGCGCGACGCGCTGCTGGCCAAGGCCGCCGAGTTCGACGACGTGGTGAAGAGCGGGCGCACCCACCTGATGGACGCCACGCCCGTGCGGCTGGGGCAGGAGTTCGGCGGCTACGCCAGCCAGGTGGACCACGGCATCCGCCGGCTGCGGAACGCCGGCGAGGAACTCGCCGAACTGGCGCTGGGCGGCACCGCGGTGGGCACCGGCACCAACGCCGTGCCGGGCTTTCCCGCCCTGGCCATCGAAAAGATCAGCGAGAGCACGGGGCTGGAGTTCCGCGAGGCCGAGAACCACTTCGAGGCGCAGGGCGCCAAGGACGCCTACGTGTCGGCCTCGGGCGCGCTGAACACGCTGGCCGTGTCGCTGATGAAGATCGCCAACGACATCCGCTGGCTGGCGAGCGGCCCCACGTCGGGGCTGGCCGAGATCGGGCTTCCCGCCATCCAGCCGGGCTCCAGCATCATGCCGGGCAAGGTGAACCCGGTGATGAGCGAGGCCATGATGATGCTGTGCGCGCAGGTGATGGGAAACCACGTGGCGATCACCGTCGGCGGCCAGCACGGCAACTTCGAGCTGAACGTGATGATGCCGGTGATGGCGCACAACTTCCTCGAGTCCGTTTCCATCCTGGCGAAGGGCTGCGACGCCTTCCGCACCAACGCGGTGGAGGGGATCACCGCCAACCGTGAGCGCTGCCGCGAGCTCCTGGAGCGCAACCCGAGCATCGCCACGGCGCTCAACGCTTACATCGGGTACGACGAGGCCGCCGCGGTCGCCAAGGAGTCGGCCAAGAACTTCGAGTCCGTCCGAGACGTGGTGAAGCGCCGCGGCCTGCTCAGCGACGAGCAGCTGGACACCGTGCTGAACGTGCGCGACATGACGGAGCCGGGCATCCCCGGCGGCGGCTGACGGATGGGGGTGAGAGGCACCCGTGAGCAGGGTGCTCTCACCCTCCGCTTGATCACGGCGTCCGTGGGACCAGTTTGACAACATGGGGGTATGGAGGATGGAGACCGGCTACCATGGAACGAGCGTCCAAGCAGCACGGCGCATCCTCTTGGAAGGCTTTGAGCCCAGCCGTAATGAATACGACTGGCTGGGCGACGGAGCGTACTTCTTTCAGGGCGCGCCCGCGCGCGCACTCGACTGGGCTCGTGAACGGTTCGGCGCGGATGCCGCGGTGGTCGGGGCGGAGATCGACCTTGGGGGGTGCATCGACCTCCTGGATACCCGGTGGAACGCCGTCGTGCGGGAAGCCTACGACGGGCTTCTCGCGATCCTGGCCCGCGAGGGATTGCCAGTTCCTCGCCAGGGGGCCGGTGCGCACCGGCTGGACCGCGCCGTGATCAACCATGCGGCTGGCCTGCTGGAAGAAACCGGAATGCAGGTGCGATCCGTGCGTGCGAGCTTTCGCGAAGGGGATCCTCTCTATCCCGGTTCGGCATTGTACGACCGGGCGCACGTACAGGTCTGCGTCCGCGACCTCAGTGCCATCATCCGCGCTTGGAGGGAGAGATGAGTGAGGACCACACCGGCAGGCCGTTCGATCCGGACACCGCGCGGCGGGCCATTCAGAATTACTACGCCACGACGGATGCCAGGCAGGTGATCGACGACGTGCGGCGATTCTCTCCGGAACTGGCTACGCGGCTCGGGATCGCAACACCCCGCCCGACCACTGTACGCACCGGCATCTTCCGTCGATTCGGCCGTTCGATCCACCGCCTGTTTTCCTAGACGCCCTTTCGCCGCACACAGCGCCGCTGGCCGGGTGCGGCCTGCCAGGCTGATGAGCACACACGACACGAGTCCCCACGTTCTTCCCTGCGGCCACTCGGTCCGCGACCCCGCGCAGACGCACTACTGCACCTACCTGCATCTGCCGCAGCTGCTGTCGCTGCAGCCCGGCCCGAACGAGGTGCGGCACCCCGAGGAGCACCTGTTCGTGGTGACGCACCAGTCGTTCGAATTGTGGTTCTCCCAGCTGCGCGTGGACCTGCCCCGCATCATCCAGGCGCTGGACGCCGACGACCTGGCGATGGCGGCGTGGCTGGCCCAGCGCTGCACCGGCGTGGTGCGGATGTTCTCGCCGATGATGCGCATGCTGGAAACCATGACGCTGGGCGGCTTCTACGCATTCCGCAACCACCTGGTGCCGGCGAGCGGCGGCGAGAGCGGGCAGTGGCCCGAGATCGAAATCCTGTCCGGCGCACGCGAGCCCGAGTTCCGGCGCTACCTGCAATCGGAGATCAATCCCGACCCCTCGTCCGTCCCGCATACGTACCTGTGGACGGACCGCCTCGCCGAACTGTGGGACCGGCCGTCTGTGGCCTCCGCGGCCGAGGCGGCGTTCGCGCGCCGGGGAGTAACGCCGGCGCAGGCGTACGAGGCGTCGCACCGGGGCGGCGGGCACGGCGACCTCACCGCACTCGCCGAGGCGCTGCTGGATTACGACGAGGAGGTGCGCATCTGGCGCTTCATCCACGCGCGCACCGCGGAGCGCACGGTGGGGCGGGAAACGCCGGGGACCGCCAACACGTCCGGCGTGCGCTTCCTGGAGCGGATGGCGACGCACCGGCAGTCGTTCTTTCCCTTCCTGTGGGACGCCCGCGCCGAGTTGTGGCAGCGCATGCAGGGCGGCGCACCCGCGCGCCCCCGACTCCCGGCATCTGCCGAATGCCTCGGTATCGAATCGGTTGACCCGGCGGATCGAGCGGTGTAGCCGCGGCGGATCGTCATCGTGCGATGGATGCCGATTGACCGATCGCCATCGAACGAACCGCCTGATCCACGTCCCTGGACCGGCCGCCTCCTCACGGGGCGGCCGGTCGTCTTCATATCCGCATCGAAAATCACGCCTAGAGGCCTGAAACCCCGCGGGCGGCACGGGGTATCCCGTTGCGCCGGTCCCGGTTGGGGCCGGCGCATCCTCGTGATCGCTGCCGCATGCGCAACCCGTTCATCCTCCCCCTCCTGCTGGGCCTCGCCGGCTGCACCACCAACATGTCGAACATCGAGGGGCCGCGAGCGAACGCCATCCCCACGGCGTACCCGTGGAACAGCATGATCTACGCGGCCCGGACGGACGCGGGCGTGGTGCTGGTGGACCTGGGGTGGCAGAACGCGGAGGATGCGCTGCGGCGGGGGCTGGCGCAGATCGGCGCGCGCCCGGAGGACGTGACCGACGTGTTTCTCACCCACAGCCACCGCGACCACATCGCCGCATGGCCGCTGGTGCGGCACGCGCGCTTTCACGTGGGGGCCGGTGAGGACGCGCTGTTCTCGGGACGAGCCGGGCACGCCGACTCGCCCTCGCGGCTGGCGGAAATCGGCATCGGCAACCCGGCCCCGTGGGCGGGGGAGGTGAACGTCCGGGCGTTTCAGCGCGACACGATGTTCGTGCTGGGGGCCGACACGGTGCGCGCCTTCGTGGTGCCGGGGCACACGGCCGGAAGCGCAGCGTACCTGTTCCGCGGCGTGCTGTTCGCGGGCGACGCCGTCAACCGCTCGTACTTCACCGGTTTCCGCCCGGGTTTTCCCATCTTTCACGACGACGAGCACCTGAACCGGGCCAGCCTGGCGGAGCTGTTCGAGCGGGTGAAGCCGTACGACGTGCAGTGGGTGTGCACCGCCCACGGCAAGTGCGCCCGCCCCGACGAGCGATTCATGCAAAAGGTGCTCGGGCGAGACTGAAATCAACCGCGAGAGTACAGAGATACAGAGAAAAGCCGGAGATACAGAGGAAGGACTGGTTTTCCTCTGTATCTCCGGCTCTTCTCTGTACCCTCTCTCTGTACCCCCGCTTTTTTCTTTAGCTCGTCCCGCCGCCGGCGAGATAAGCGCGCGCCGCGGCGTGCAGCACGTCGACCGCCACGGGCATGCAGCTTTCGCACAGATTGAAGCGGGGCGAGTGGTGGGGATGCAGGATGCCGCGCTCCTCGTTGCGCCCACCGACGAAGAAGTAGCATCCCGGCACGCGCTCCAGCACCACGCCGAAGTCTTCCGCTGCCATCGTCCGCACGTCGGGATCGGTGCGCACCCGGTCCTCGCCCACGATGCGAACCGCCTCGCGCCTGACGATCTCCGCCATCCGGCCGTCATTGACGGTAGGGGGCGCCTCGGGGCGGTAGTGGAACTCGTACGTTGCGCCCATGGCCGCGCACACGCCCGAAATCACCCGCTCTACGCGATCCGGCAGCTCCTTCATCACGGCGGGGTTGAAGGCGCGCACGGTGCCTTTGAGCGTCGCGGTCTCGGCGATCACGTTGTGGGCGGAGCCCGCGTGAAAGGCCGCGACGGTCACCACGGCCGCCTCCAGCGGCGAGACGTTTCGCGACACCACCGACTGCAGCGCGACCACGCACTGGCTGGCGATCAGCACGGCATCCACGGTCTCGTGCGGGATGGCGCCGTGGCCGCCCTTGCCGCGGATGGTCACCTCGAACTCTCCCGCGCCCGCCATCTGCGGCCCGCCCACGACGCCCACCACGCCGCTGGGAAGCCCCAGCCACACGTGAAGTCCCAGGGCGGCATCCACGCCGTCGAGCACGCCGGCCTCGATCATCCCCAGTGCGCCGCCCAGCCCCTCCTCGGCGGGCTGGAACATGTACTTCACCGTGCCGCCCCACTCCGCACACGACCGCGCCAGCCGCTCGGCCACGGCCAGCCCCACCGCCACGTGCGCGTCGTGTCCGCAGGCGTGCATCACCCCCGCGTTGGTGGAGGTGAAGTCGTGCGCGCACTCCTCCGCGATGGGCAGCGCGTCCATGTCGGCCCGCAGCAGCAGCGTGGGGCCGGTGCCCGCGCCCCCGTGCAGC
This Longimicrobium sp. DNA region includes the following protein-coding sequences:
- a CDS encoding amidohydrolase codes for the protein METETVTATETELLVETRRDLHRHPELGFQEFRTAGIVAERLRAAGYAVQTGVAETGVVGTLHGGAGTGPTLLLRADMDALPIAEECAHDFTSTNAGVMHACGHDAHVAVGLAVAERLARSCAEWGGTVKYMFQPAEEGLGGALGMIEAGVLDGVDAALGLHVWLGLPSGVVGVVGGPQMAGAGEFEVTIRGKGGHGAIPHETVDAVLIASQCVVALQSVVSRNVSPLEAAVVTVAAFHAGSAHNVIAETATLKGTVRAFNPAVMKELPDRVERVISGVCAAMGATYEFHYRPEAPPTVNDGRMAEIVRREAVRIVGEDRVRTDPDVRTMAAEDFGVVLERVPGCYFFVGGRNEERGILHPHHSPRFNLCESCMPVAVDVLHAAARAYLAGGGTS
- a CDS encoding M28 family metallopeptidase — protein: MTVYRILARGLPAVAVLAGACAPPAPVQEGPSPAPAPAAGPAQHDVQLPLKYQARPTVAEITPGDLMSRLYVLADDSMMGRQAGHRGNVMGTDYIAAEFRRMGLEPGGENGTFFQTIPLVVKGIAPGVSLSANGQALTPWTDFSPLPPLGNTFPFGAEFRAQNTPVVFGGQLGAELITDAQAAGKVVVLLPPTGENGQPNGRWWPGYPRARFPRAAAVAVAASDITVPAVLTLGQGESAELEQPGAQAPTGPAGMTVTRAAAERMMGAPLAGMRPGTQGRAVTGSFRFGSRRPDAPARNVVAILRGSDPSLRAQFVGISAHNDHEGIAEQAMDHDSLVAYNTVMRPQGANDRPGAPSAAQRARIQGILDSLRALRPARRDSIYNGADDDGSGTVVLLEIAERMASSPARPRRSVIFLSHTAEEAGLLGSQWFSDHPTVPRDSIVTVLNMDMVGHGRATEVARGGPYSLQMIGSRRLSTELGDLIDGLNARRATPMQIDYTWDAPGHPANRYCRSDHFMYARHGIPITYLSLGYHPHYHMLTDEAQYIDYEHSARVAGFVHDIALEVANRDRRPTVNGPRQDPNAPCRQ
- a CDS encoding MBL fold metallo-hydrolase, yielding MRNPFILPLLLGLAGCTTNMSNIEGPRANAIPTAYPWNSMIYAARTDAGVVLVDLGWQNAEDALRRGLAQIGARPEDVTDVFLTHSHRDHIAAWPLVRHARFHVGAGEDALFSGRAGHADSPSRLAEIGIGNPAPWAGEVNVRAFQRDTMFVLGADTVRAFVVPGHTAGSAAYLFRGVLFAGDAVNRSYFTGFRPGFPIFHDDEHLNRASLAELFERVKPYDVQWVCTAHGKCARPDERFMQKVLGRD
- a CDS encoding class II fumarate hydratase, whose product is MTDTSTSGFRTERDSLGEMQVPADALYGAQTQRAVENFPISNLRFPRRFIHALGTIKKAAAQANAQMQLLDGTVADAIARAADEVIAGRLDSQFVLDIFQTGSGTSSNMNANEVIATRATQLLDGGTRVHPNDHVNMGQSSNDVIPTAMHVSARVAIHQDLVPSLERLRDALLAKAAEFDDVVKSGRTHLMDATPVRLGQEFGGYASQVDHGIRRLRNAGEELAELALGGTAVGTGTNAVPGFPALAIEKISESTGLEFREAENHFEAQGAKDAYVSASGALNTLAVSLMKIANDIRWLASGPTSGLAEIGLPAIQPGSSIMPGKVNPVMSEAMMMLCAQVMGNHVAITVGGQHGNFELNVMMPVMAHNFLESVSILAKGCDAFRTNAVEGITANRERCRELLERNPSIATALNAYIGYDEAAAVAKESAKNFESVRDVVKRRGLLSDEQLDTVLNVRDMTEPGIPGGG
- a CDS encoding tryptophan 2,3-dioxygenase family protein, translating into MSTHDTSPHVLPCGHSVRDPAQTHYCTYLHLPQLLSLQPGPNEVRHPEEHLFVVTHQSFELWFSQLRVDLPRIIQALDADDLAMAAWLAQRCTGVVRMFSPMMRMLETMTLGGFYAFRNHLVPASGGESGQWPEIEILSGAREPEFRRYLQSEINPDPSSVPHTYLWTDRLAELWDRPSVASAAEAAFARRGVTPAQAYEASHRGGGHGDLTALAEALLDYDEEVRIWRFIHARTAERTVGRETPGTANTSGVRFLERMATHRQSFFPFLWDARAELWQRMQGGAPARPRLPASAECLGIESVDPADRAV